The Candidatus Mancarchaeum acidiphilum sequence TCTGTTTCCTGCACAGACCCTTCCAAACCTATGCCTATTTCAGATTTGAGCAATGCTTTGGCATTCTTCGCCCTGTTTATTGCACCCTCTATCCCTTCATTATCCGTCATTGGTTGTTTACGCACTCCCGAATCAACCTCTACTCCTTTAATCTCATATCCAATACCAAGGTCATTCAAGGCCTGTCTAACAGCAGTAATCTTAGCTTTATTCGTTGAGCCAACAGCAACAATCATTTAAATCCCTACAACATTTTTCCACAAAGTTTTAAAGAGTTTTTTAAAATTGGATAAAAAAGCAAGATTTAAATATAAAAAAATACAATCCTGTGTGGTGTGTTGCTTGGAAGCTTCAAAATCTAAAGAATCCCAAGAAGAAATTATAAACAATATGGCTTACTACATAGAGAAAGGGTTAAAAGTTGACCATTTGAGCAAAGATTTCAAAAGGCTCAACCTTCTTGTAGATATGGCATTAAGCAGGCCTTATTCAAGTGACGAAAAATTTTCATCAAAACTAATTGAATTTTTAAAACGATCAGATCTTCAAAAAAATGACATTAAATTTTTGACAAATGAGGCAAATTCCAATACAAAATTATTCATAAAAGCATTTGATAAAATTGCAGATTCAAATGTAGAATATATCACAACTTGTGTAATAATGTGGAATTTACATTTGAAGCATAAACCGAACAAGAATATAGACTTTGAAAAAATATATGAGATATCAAGCACTCCAGAAAATCTGATAAAAACTCTAGACCCAAAAGAGGAATTTGGGGTTCTAATACCAATAATGTCCCTGTATGATAGAAAGTTAATTGATGCTATTTCATCAAAGCACAGTTCACTGAATTCAACAAATTCCATTGATGAAGCAATAGAGTTTGGCATCCTAACGACAAAGTACAATTACTTGAACAGAGTAAGGATTGGACCCGAGGAGCCTGATTTAAAGTCAACCATATCAAGAAAAAAAGAGCTTTATACTTTTATAAAGGAGGTCTTGCCAATAATCTCGCGCAACATAAACGAGGAGAAGATGTTTTTGGTCCATAAAAATGACAATGCTGCCAAAAGCCTTTCAGATATAGAGAACGATTTGAATAGAAGGATTGAAGTTGGCTCTATATATCATCCGGATGTTGCAAGGAAGTATTCAGTTAATGCAGTTATAAACAGCAAGAATATGTTTGAGTGCATGGACAACCTTGACTATATTCTGATAGCGGATATTTATCAGCTAAAGGAGCTATCTGATGTGATGAAAGATTTGGATCCCGGAAAAGAAATGGAACTGCTTAAAGAAAAAATCTATAAGGTCATATATACCATAAATGAAGATATGGATAGGGCAATAGAGAATCTTGGTGCTATAAGCAGCCATTCATTGCTGCATAATTAATTGTAGTTAGGATTTATTGCATAATTAGGCATAATTGTCTGACTGAACCAAAATCAATACTACCAATTTAGCCGGTATTAAGAGAGGTTCAAGGAAAATTTTAAATATTACCAAATTTAAACTGCTAATACTAAGAGGTAATAAAATGGACACCGTAAAAAACAAAGAGAACAACCAAATATTAAACAAGTCTGATCTTATAGAGGAACTTGACGCCCCATTTTATAGCTCCAAAGACGAATCAGGTAAAAGGACAACTAATATAAGCAAGCATCCAAGAAAAAGCCAGCAACTCATTGAAATGGAAAAACTGGTTGATAACAATATTGCATACCTGAAGGAGCAGGCCCCAAGGCAGTTCAAGGAATTCAATGCTTTAGAAAGCTCTATACTTAATTATTTCAATAAGCTAATTGAAGAGCTGGAGATAGGGAAGGATAAAGAGAATACACATAGGTTGTTTTGGCAAGTGAAAAGTGTACTGCAAAACGGTTTTGACAGCATAATGGCTGCAGAAAAGAACGCTCTGCTTTCAGATAAATACATATTGGAAAACAAGTTGTATAAAAATCAAAGGAATAAAATTTATAAGGAAAACACCTCAAAATTCTACGGATTGATATACAAGGATCTTCCTGAATACATAGGCCAATTCAAGCAAAGAATCAACGAATTTATAGAATCCAAACCAACATATGAAGAAATTGAAAACTTTTTTATAAAGAATAACCCAACATCTGAATTGTCCAGAGTGCAGAGGGATTCAGAGTACCATATGGAGTGGCTTGAGAGTTTCAACAAGGAAAGGTTGATAAGAAGGATATTCAGGATATAAACAGATATAAATAGTGCAATCATAAAGAAATAGAATTATGTCCGCTTCAATACTAAAAATAGATGAGAAGGATCTCCACAAATCTTTAGACACAGCTGCGAATATAATAAAAAATGGGGGCACTGTTGTTTTCCCAACAGAGACTGTTTATGGCCTTGGTGCAAATGCATATGATCCTGAAGCCTGCTTGAAAATATTCAAAGCGAAGAACAGGCCTGCCGACAACCCTCTTATAGTTACAGTATCAAACTTTGATATGGTAAATGAGGTTGCTTACATAGATGCAGATCTACTAAAAATAATGAAGAAGGTTTGGCCAGGGCCACTGACCCTTCTCCTTAAGAAAAAGGATTCAATACCATCAATAGTGGCATCGGGTATGGATACAGTATGTGTAAGATTCCCGGACAACCAAATCGCTTTATCTTTAATAGAAAAATCGGGTGTCCCTATAGCCGCACCAAGTGCAAATCTGTCAACAAAGCCATCAATAGTCGATTCGAATGATGCGATAGAGGATCTAAAAGATAGGGTAGATGCCATAATAGATGCTGGCCGCGTAAGATATGGAGTTGAATCAACAATACTCGATGCAACAAAAAAGCCTTATGAATTGTTAAGGCCAGGCGCATTTTCGGTTGAAGATTTAAACAAGCTGTTTGGCAAGATAAGTATAAATGAAGCTGCAAAGGGATACAAAGAGTCTAAAGTTGCGTTAACTCCTGGAATGAAATATAGGCATTATGCGCCTAGCAAGAGACTCTTCCTAATAGAAAATGAAGAGCAATTTAAGAAATTTATCTCATCAGAAAGATCAAAGCCTTTTACAGCATTATGCAGTGAAGAGAATGCCAAATATGCAAAATATGAAAAAATAATCCTGGGCTCTGACATATACGAAGTTGCACATAACCTGTTTTATGCGTTCAGGGAACTTGATAAAGGCAATAATAAATTTGGCGTGATACAATCTTTTCCAGAAAATAGCATAGGTTTTGGTGTGATGAACAGGGTAAGGAAGGCAAGTTATCTCATAATAAAAGAAAACGGAGATTTAAACGGTATAATTGATGCAAATATACAATAATCAGAAATCGTGACATCCTCCCACCCGTAAACGGTGTGGGCTTCCTCTGCATTCATGCAATCACTGCATCCTGCAAAGGATGTGTTTTATCGGTTCTCAGTTCCTCGAGAACTGCCTCCCTTTGAGGCCTTACACTCTCTCCCTGAGCGTGACTTCCCCTCTGTCCGAGGGTAGCTCTTTTGAGTATGTTTATTGACGCGTTTATATCCCTGTCTATTGTCAGTCCACAGACGTTGCAGCGGTATAACCTGTCTCCTAAAGTCAACCTTTCACTGCCTTCCTTTATATGGTGGCAGTTACTGCATTCCTGCGTCGTGTCCCTTGAATCTACTTTTATTACTTTCATACCAGCACTTTCAGCCTTGTATGAGAGCATTTGGATGAACTTGTTCCATGAAGCATTATAGATTGCCTGCGCAAGATTATGGTTTTTTGCCATTTTTTGAATGTGCAAATCCTCTACTGCGAATGAAGTATATCCTGAATTTACCAATTTGTTAGAAAGTTTGTGAGAGAAGTCATCGGATTGCTCTGTAACGTGTTCCCATTCCTTTTGTAGATGATTCTTTGCATTTTCCCTTCTTTTGCTGCCTTTTTCCCTCTTTGCAATTCTTCTTTGCCATCTTGCAAGATGCTTTGCCCTCTTCCTCACAAACCTTGGCTTCTCCATCTTCATTCCAGATGACATCGCAATAAATGAATGCAAACCCATATCTATTCCGACAGGGTTTGTGTCATCCAATTGCGGAATCTTTATTTCGTTTGCTGTGGTGAAGATGGCGTAATAATCCTTTCCTTCCCTTTTTATTGAAAGAGTCTTGATTGTGCCTTCAATCTTCCTGTGCAGTTCTATTCTCATTGTGCCTATCCTCGAGACTCTCAGCCTGCCCCTCTTTATCGAGAAGGACCCATTGTCCTGCGGATATGTTATTGACTTGAATCTCGGGAATCCTGCCTCCTTGTTTCCTTCCTTGATTCTCCTGAAGAAGTTCTGGTATGCCTTGAGAAGCCTGTATTCAATCTCGCATCTCGTCTGTGAGTATAGTTTCAGGTATCTCTTGTCATCTTGGATTACCTCTTTTACGAACCTGTTGAACTGTGCCATTGAGGCTTTTGCCTCTCCATTCTTATAGGATTCAATGGACTTCTCAAGAATCCTGTTGTAGAACTGTTGCGCAAGTATTAGCCTTTCATCTATCTCATTCTGCCTTTTAGTATCTGGATAGATCCTGAATTTATAGGCTCTTGTGGAATCCATGTTGTTTGTATAACCATTCATATTTATACACCTTTACTTTATTCAGCAGTTCGCTTTCATCCCACACGCTTCAGCGGTGGGATTTCCCGCTCACTTTGTTAAATCAACCACTTTTACCTGACAGGTTTATAAATAGTTTATCGACTTAATGTAGGATAAAAATTATAAGATATAAATATTTCAATAACCTAATAATCTAAGGAGTGTTAAAATGAACATAAGCAAGGAAATGGCCATATCTGACAAATACCAATTTTTAGATCATTTAAAGAGTTCTAATGAAAGTTATGACATGGATAAATTAGATGACAATAAAAAGAGCTCTTATAGCATTTTTAGGAGGGGCGCCAACACTAAAAGAGAAAAGATGGAAGAGAAATACAAAAACGATATCGAATATTTTAAGGAGCAGGTCCCAAAGCAGCTAGAGGAGTTCAATGAAATAAATGATTTGGTGGCAAGCTATCTATACAAATTAAATAAGGATCCCAATAATGAAAAACTGTTCGCACAGATAGAAAATATAGTTCAGGATGGATTCAACAATGTGATAAGGGCGGAAAAGAACGCTCTGCTGTCCGATACCTATTTCCTAGATAAGGCACTTTATAATGACAGGAAAATAGAAAAGTACGATAGCAGCTTTGGCAGATTTACTGATATCATATATAGAGAACTGCCGGAAGATATAGAGAAATTTAAAAATTCGGTAAATAATTTTATAAAATCCAACCCAACATACGAGGATCTGAAAAATT is a genomic window containing:
- a CDS encoding L-threonylcarbamoyladenylate synthase, whose amino-acid sequence is MSASILKIDEKDLHKSLDTAANIIKNGGTVVFPTETVYGLGANAYDPEACLKIFKAKNRPADNPLIVTVSNFDMVNEVAYIDADLLKIMKKVWPGPLTLLLKKKDSIPSIVASGMDTVCVRFPDNQIALSLIEKSGVPIAAPSANLSTKPSIVDSNDAIEDLKDRVDAIIDAGRVRYGVESTILDATKKPYELLRPGAFSVEDLNKLFGKISINEAAKGYKESKVALTPGMKYRHYAPSKRLFLIENEEQFKKFISSERSKPFTALCSEENAKYAKYEKIILGSDIYEVAHNLFYAFRELDKGNNKFGVIQSFPENSIGFGVMNRVRKASYLIIKENGDLNGIIDANIQ
- a CDS encoding RNA-guided endonuclease InsQ/TnpB family protein, which gives rise to MNGYTNNMDSTRAYKFRIYPDTKRQNEIDERLILAQQFYNRILEKSIESYKNGEAKASMAQFNRFVKEVIQDDKRYLKLYSQTRCEIEYRLLKAYQNFFRRIKEGNKEAGFPRFKSITYPQDNGSFSIKRGRLRVSRIGTMRIELHRKIEGTIKTLSIKREGKDYYAIFTTANEIKIPQLDDTNPVGIDMGLHSFIAMSSGMKMEKPRFVRKRAKHLARWQRRIAKREKGSKRRENAKNHLQKEWEHVTEQSDDFSHKLSNKLVNSGYTSFAVEDLHIQKMAKNHNLAQAIYNASWNKFIQMLSYKAESAGMKVIKVDSRDTTQECSNCHHIKEGSERLTLGDRLYRCNVCGLTIDRDINASINILKRATLGQRGSHAQGESVRPQREAVLEELRTDKTHPLQDAVIA